Proteins from a single region of Thermosipho japonicus:
- a CDS encoding phosphate signaling complex PhoU family protein, producing MDWILSENVEELKKMVLKEGWLVESLFNQVINALKERDENASIEVIKKENEINLMDLKIREKALIILSTMMPMSKNLRMVTGSFIISGYFQEIAEKTTDIATMVLELIKEPQLKPLITIPEMAKISMEMLRESMRMFADNNIYGAETICEKDADIDNFYDEIRKELMVYMMEDPKYVKRALILLEISQKIEEIADLATKIVETTSYIITGKQYKCFKDKLHTIDSLEKDGGAS from the coding sequence ATGGATTGGATATTGAGTGAAAATGTTGAGGAATTGAAAAAGATGGTCTTAAAAGAAGGTTGGCTTGTAGAAAGTTTGTTTAATCAAGTAATTAATGCTTTGAAAGAAAGGGATGAAAATGCTTCAATTGAGGTAATAAAAAAAGAAAACGAGATAAACCTAATGGATCTAAAGATAAGAGAAAAAGCATTGATCATACTTTCTACTATGATGCCAATGTCAAAGAACTTAAGAATGGTAACAGGAAGTTTTATAATTTCCGGATATTTTCAAGAAATAGCCGAAAAAACTACTGATATTGCTACTATGGTATTGGAATTGATAAAGGAACCTCAATTAAAACCTTTAATTACTATTCCTGAAATGGCCAAAATATCTATGGAAATGCTAAGAGAAAGTATGAGAATGTTTGCAGATAATAATATATATGGGGCGGAAACAATTTGTGAAAAAGATGCTGATATAGATAATTTTTATGATGAAATTAGAAAAGAATTGATGGTATATATGATGGAAGATCCAAAATATGTAAAAAGAGCATTAATTTTATTGGAAATTTCTCAAAAGATAGAAGAAATTGCAGACCTTGCAACTAAAATAGTGGAAACTACTTCTTATATAATTACAGGAAAACAATATAAATGTTTTAAAGACAAATTACATACAATTGATAGTTTGGAAAAGGATGGGGGAGCTAGTTGA
- a CDS encoding YjgP/YjgQ family permease gives MKVLTKYILKLSLGPFLMGIGAFIVFASVELLYQLSDIIVRHRVSILKLFELIYYNLPYFASLGIPVGILFSIFWVLSQLYSSKEITAFLVHGIPSRKLVYPFLILAIIFGAVSFYLNDQIVPKFNQKAMETISKYVYKKPEVTIKENVLTKIDESQYFFVKRYDQLQGILYDVVLFQNMQGEERIITAKKVEKEQNSWYLINGKMYVTDSDGFMKLDLSFSKIKLDLKDDLESLMRVGRSPRDMTGEELIQKIETFKKLGVDPSPWIVELHGRYANSVGPFIIVILGVPLSLLFGLKSKSWSVIFTFVIVVLYQGSGAWLSAMGKENLINPVLAAWYPDLLFAIIGFILFAMLDTPVAYRIRELITKFLVVFFVFFVSSNLYSKDLTLDASSIVYNTSYIFASQNVNINWEDVVLFSDEATIFLVDNKVKVLEAAGNVVLRRENKEYYSNYMKYFFDNDDTYIVKVRGVEKYKKKGKGIDLYFNSEFIQKSSETVLMKEAYVTTCELENPHYKIEALRVYVYDNKFLIAENSILFLLDVPLFPYPVYFLNLTDSEFSPFSFSLAWDEDGGFVTHQEYNLYVNDYLLSTKITTENEETIPQFSIYKKDDKKTKFSIDYEKNYIYLDLKNLKYNSNWVTNKTFFQVSYSPLYFEEYLNSDSYYKKFGLNFDLYGKGKIDINFYWDRNISRVNNSFSIFNVKKDLSIAEFNIQNLSFNNSLEKSKFFTDDSTWTLYQYGNYSFSFKNKHFSTKFYGKVYNDTFSSNIKHIFSYPLSFENELVKVYAKYGFGANLYNAIVDKYYFNLGLYDIYELSGKLKFKVFDIEAKYELRENFRDESTNTAYNRLSSIVYVNTPNLNFSLKQGWDFLKEKRLDDEISSKFSFIVLNGKIELESKATYDNEERKLSPCDISLSYVNKPFSLIYRLNTKYYPGEQQPIKELTHIFTFQKLKGKLVQSIEYNYVKNAYINGTFSINSYKNTLELSYNKSSKEATPEIYCKYSLKNQENSLHLSYKASTKILTFGFNLKTIDPGISFYTTYDIKNERFNNLKATLSKSLHHWMFEVSSEFEFNHDQVFNFDDVKKLSVLFYIKEFDDKFLGWDFKENSPNIGLF, from the coding sequence TTGAAAGTATTAACTAAATATATTTTGAAACTTTCATTAGGCCCATTTTTGATGGGAATTGGAGCTTTTATTGTATTTGCAAGTGTTGAATTATTGTATCAACTATCGGATATTATTGTAAGACATAGGGTGAGTATCTTAAAATTATTTGAATTGATATATTATAACTTACCATATTTTGCATCATTGGGGATTCCTGTAGGAATTTTATTTTCTATTTTTTGGGTATTATCGCAATTATATAGTTCAAAAGAGATTACAGCTTTTTTAGTCCATGGCATTCCATCAAGAAAATTGGTGTATCCTTTCTTAATTTTGGCTATAATTTTTGGAGCTGTCTCATTTTATTTGAATGATCAAATAGTTCCGAAATTTAATCAGAAGGCAATGGAAACAATATCAAAATATGTTTATAAAAAGCCGGAAGTTACTATCAAAGAAAATGTGTTAACCAAGATAGATGAATCTCAATACTTTTTTGTAAAAAGGTATGATCAACTGCAAGGGATATTATATGATGTTGTTTTGTTTCAAAATATGCAAGGTGAAGAAAGAATAATTACAGCTAAAAAAGTCGAAAAAGAACAAAATAGTTGGTACTTAATAAACGGGAAAATGTATGTAACAGATAGTGATGGATTTATGAAGTTAGACCTTAGCTTTTCAAAGATAAAGCTAGATTTGAAAGATGATTTGGAGAGTTTAATGAGAGTCGGCAGATCTCCAAGGGATATGACAGGTGAAGAATTAATACAAAAAATAGAGACATTTAAAAAGTTAGGAGTTGATCCTTCACCTTGGATTGTAGAGCTTCATGGAAGGTACGCTAATTCAGTCGGGCCTTTTATAATAGTAATACTAGGTGTTCCTCTATCACTATTATTTGGATTGAAAAGTAAGTCTTGGAGTGTTATTTTTACTTTTGTAATTGTTGTTTTATATCAAGGCTCTGGAGCTTGGCTTTCTGCAATGGGGAAAGAAAATTTAATTAATCCGGTCCTTGCGGCTTGGTATCCTGATCTTTTATTTGCGATTATAGGATTCATTCTTTTTGCTATGCTAGATACACCTGTGGCCTATAGAATTAGAGAATTGATAACAAAATTTTTAGTGGTATTTTTTGTGTTTTTTGTAAGCTCAAATTTATATTCGAAGGATTTGACATTGGATGCATCAAGCATTGTGTATAATACTTCATATATTTTTGCAAGCCAAAATGTTAACATAAATTGGGAAGATGTAGTTTTATTTTCTGATGAAGCAACCATATTTTTGGTGGATAATAAAGTAAAAGTTTTGGAAGCAGCAGGAAATGTAGTTTTAAGAAGAGAAAATAAAGAGTATTATTCAAATTATATGAAATACTTTTTTGATAATGATGATACTTATATAGTTAAAGTAAGAGGTGTTGAAAAGTATAAAAAAAAAGGCAAAGGTATAGATCTGTATTTTAATTCTGAATTTATCCAAAAAAGTTCTGAAACAGTGTTAATGAAAGAAGCTTATGTAACAACGTGTGAACTTGAAAATCCACATTACAAAATTGAAGCATTAAGAGTTTATGTTTATGATAACAAATTTTTAATTGCTGAGAATTCTATTTTATTTTTACTTGATGTTCCATTATTTCCATATCCTGTTTATTTTTTAAATTTAACTGACAGTGAGTTTTCTCCTTTTTCGTTTTCTCTGGCATGGGATGAAGATGGTGGATTTGTAACACATCAAGAGTATAACCTTTATGTTAATGATTACCTTCTTTCTACTAAGATTACTACAGAAAATGAAGAAACTATTCCTCAATTTAGTATTTACAAAAAAGATGATAAGAAAACAAAGTTTTCTATAGATTATGAGAAAAATTACATATATTTAGATTTGAAAAATTTAAAATACAATTCTAATTGGGTTACTAATAAAACATTTTTTCAAGTAAGCTATTCCCCTCTTTATTTTGAAGAATATCTAAATAGCGATAGTTATTATAAGAAATTTGGGTTAAATTTTGATCTTTATGGCAAAGGAAAGATAGATATCAATTTTTATTGGGATAGAAATATAAGTAGAGTTAATAATTCGTTTTCTATTTTTAATGTTAAAAAAGATCTTTCAATAGCAGAATTTAACATTCAAAATTTGAGTTTTAATAATTCATTAGAAAAATCAAAATTTTTCACAGATGATAGTACATGGACATTATATCAATATGGAAATTATTCTTTTTCATTTAAAAATAAACACTTTAGTACTAAATTCTACGGTAAAGTGTATAATGATACTTTTTCAAGTAATATTAAGCATATTTTTTCTTATCCTTTAAGCTTTGAGAATGAACTTGTTAAAGTATATGCTAAATATGGATTTGGAGCAAATTTATATAATGCAATTGTTGACAAATATTATTTTAATTTAGGATTATATGATATTTATGAGTTAAGTGGGAAGTTAAAATTTAAAGTGTTTGATATTGAAGCAAAATATGAGCTAAGAGAAAATTTTCGAGATGAATCAACAAATACTGCGTATAATAGATTGAGTAGTATTGTATATGTTAATACTCCTAATTTGAATTTTTCATTAAAACAAGGGTGGGATTTTTTAAAAGAAAAAAGGTTGGATGATGAAATTTCTTCAAAGTTTTCTTTTATTGTTTTAAACGGTAAGATTGAACTTGAATCAAAAGCAACTTATGACAACGAAGAAAGAAAACTATCTCCTTGTGATATTTCGTTATCTTATGTTAATAAACCTTTTTCTTTGATATATAGACTGAATACTAAATATTATCCAGGTGAACAACAGCCTATAAAAGAGTTAACTCATATCTTTACTTTTCAAAAGCTGAAAGGAAAACTTGTCCAATCTATAGAGTATAATTATGTAAAAAATGCTTATATAAATGGAACATTTTCTATAAATAGTTATAAAAATACTTTAGAACTTTCATATAATAAGAGTTCAAAAGAAGCAACTCCAGAAATTTATTGCAAGTATTCTTTAAAAAATCAAGAAAATTCTCTTCATTTATCATACAAGGCTTCGACTAAAATATTAACTTTTGGTTTTAACTTAAAGACAATAGATCCTGGAATTAGCTTTTATACGACTTATGATATTAAGAATGAAAGGTTTAATAATTTGAAAGCAACATTAAGTAAATCTTTACATCATTGGATGTTTGAAGTTTCTAGCGAATTTGAATTTAATCACGATCAAGTATTTAATTTTGATGATGTGAAAAAATTGTCTGTTTTGTTTTATATTAAAGAATTTGATGATAAATTTTTAGGATGGGACTTTAAAGAAAATTCACCAAATATAGGTTTGTTTTAG
- the rlmD gene encoding 23S rRNA (uracil(1939)-C(5))-methyltransferase RlmD has product MSEIVYIEKMAYGGSGIGKLPGGKVIFVDGAYPGELVEVDVLSEKSDYAIGNLEKIVEKIPERRTAKCPYFRNCGGCNFLDLKYEKQLEFKKMVFMDQLERIAELKLNDLYIEKSPKEYEYRLKMEYSILNDYSFGFKMKNSHKVVSVKNCIIAPKVFGKILEKLSLTLSHFKIPIYNFKRKKGLLKHVILRYSPSGEVMLIFVTKSEYFKEGKKIASLIKKEFPFIKSIVHVMNSNDKIVLRGPYKVLSGDGVINYEFSWEKFQVPPTAFFQNNFHVAEKMVEFLTKKLDLNGNEIVLDLFSGLGTFSLRLAALSKFVIAVESSHVSVKAGRANANINGLKNIKFIEADALDYLNQVKEKFDVIVLDPPRAGIGPEAIKKILELSPQKIGYVSCNPTTFARDLKLLLEKYEIEDIRIFDMFPQTYHIESVAILSRKNNL; this is encoded by the coding sequence ATGTCAGAGATTGTATATATTGAAAAAATGGCATATGGAGGCAGTGGAATAGGGAAGTTGCCTGGTGGAAAAGTTATTTTTGTAGATGGGGCCTACCCCGGTGAATTGGTTGAAGTGGATGTTCTAAGTGAAAAAAGTGATTATGCAATTGGAAATTTAGAAAAGATAGTTGAGAAAATCCCTGAGAGAAGAACAGCAAAGTGTCCTTATTTTAGAAATTGTGGTGGTTGTAATTTTTTAGATTTAAAGTATGAAAAACAATTAGAGTTTAAGAAAATGGTCTTTATGGATCAACTTGAAAGAATCGCTGAACTAAAATTGAACGATTTATATATTGAAAAAAGTCCTAAAGAATATGAATATAGGTTAAAGATGGAATATTCAATATTGAATGATTATTCTTTTGGTTTTAAAATGAAGAATAGTCATAAAGTTGTAAGTGTAAAAAATTGTATTATTGCTCCAAAAGTTTTTGGTAAAATACTTGAAAAGTTGTCATTAACGCTCTCACATTTTAAGATACCTATTTATAATTTTAAGCGTAAAAAGGGACTCTTAAAACATGTAATATTAAGATATTCGCCAAGTGGAGAAGTGATGTTGATTTTTGTTACAAAGTCGGAGTATTTCAAGGAAGGTAAAAAAATAGCAAGTCTAATAAAAAAAGAATTTCCTTTTATAAAGTCAATTGTTCATGTAATGAATAGCAATGATAAAATAGTTTTAAGAGGCCCTTATAAGGTATTAAGTGGCGATGGAGTAATTAATTATGAATTTAGTTGGGAAAAATTTCAAGTTCCTCCAACTGCATTTTTTCAAAATAATTTTCATGTTGCGGAAAAAATGGTTGAATTTTTAACAAAAAAATTAGATTTAAATGGTAATGAGATTGTTTTAGATTTATTTAGTGGACTTGGAACATTTTCTTTAAGACTTGCTGCTTTATCAAAATTTGTTATTGCAGTTGAATCCAGTCATGTATCAGTAAAGGCAGGAAGGGCAAATGCAAATATAAATGGATTAAAGAATATTAAATTTATTGAAGCTGATGCATTAGATTATTTAAACCAAGTGAAGGAAAAATTTGATGTAATTGTTCTTGATCCACCAAGGGCTGGGATTGGGCCTGAAGCTATAAAAAAAATATTAGAACTATCTCCTCAGAAAATAGGCTATGTTTCATGTAATCCTACAACTTTTGCAAGGGATTTAAAATTACTACTTGAAAAGTATGAAATAGAAGATATAAGAATTTTTGATATGTTTCCACAAACTTACCATATTGAATCTGTAGCTATTTTAAGTAGAAAAAACAATCTGTGA
- a CDS encoding IMP cyclohydrolase has protein sequence MNVKRALISVYNKEGIVEFARKLSGWGVEIISTGNTAKLLEENGIPVNRVSEVTGFPEILGGRVKTLHPKIFGGILAKFGDSKHMKDLSDNNIKPIDMVVVNLYPFELVAKETRNEEKLIENIDIGGVALLRAAAKNYRDVIVISDPEDYDKVLKSLEECGDVILHQRRILALKAFYRTMKYDAEIHSVLSELFASNNFEE, from the coding sequence ATGAATGTCAAAAGAGCTCTTATTAGTGTATACAATAAGGAGGGTATCGTTGAATTTGCTAGAAAGCTTTCTGGATGGGGAGTGGAAATAATAAGTACTGGAAATACTGCAAAGTTATTAGAGGAAAATGGTATTCCAGTTAATCGTGTATCTGAAGTTACAGGCTTTCCAGAAATTCTTGGTGGTAGAGTGAAAACTCTTCATCCAAAAATATTTGGTGGAATTCTCGCAAAATTTGGCGATAGTAAACATATGAAGGACTTATCGGATAATAATATCAAACCAATAGATATGGTTGTAGTTAATTTATATCCGTTTGAGCTTGTAGCAAAAGAAACACGCAATGAGGAAAAATTAATTGAGAATATTGACATTGGTGGGGTTGCATTATTAAGAGCTGCTGCAAAAAATTATAGAGATGTAATAGTTATTTCAGACCCTGAAGATTATGATAAAGTTTTGAAGAGTTTAGAAGAATGTGGAGATGTAATTCTTCATCAAAGAAGGATTCTTGCGTTAAAGGCTTTTTATAGAACGATGAAATACGATGCAGAAATTCATAGTGTTTTATCTGAATTATTTGCTTCTAATAATTTTGAGGAGTAA
- a CDS encoding EscU/YscU/HrcU family type III secretion system export apparatus switch protein translates to MKILREGFTFREKLAVALKYDPEVDFVPFVVAKGKEEVAKKILEIAKKSGIPIVKSPELVDELYKLKVLEEIPKKLYLAVAEIIVFLESR, encoded by the coding sequence ATGAAAATTTTGAGGGAGGGATTTACGTTTAGAGAAAAATTAGCAGTTGCTTTAAAGTATGATCCTGAGGTAGATTTTGTGCCTTTTGTTGTTGCAAAAGGGAAAGAAGAGGTTGCTAAGAAGATTTTAGAGATTGCTAAAAAAAGTGGAATCCCTATCGTAAAGTCTCCAGAGCTTGTAGATGAATTGTATAAATTAAAAGTTTTAGAAGAAATTCCAAAAAAGTTGTACTTAGCCGTTGCTGAAATTATTGTATTTTTGGAAAGCAGGTGA
- a CDS encoding PEGA domain-containing protein produces the protein MTFKRLGFLLLLILSVTSFSIVNWSININLNFGAPQNIPDYSILIDTGVSFADVYIDDVYAGQTDIFGQLLVNFDASGYHTITIKDEDYLNISVLVFVDKTGKYLKIPLVEAGKLVVFSNTYPVNVYINGYYYGTIRSIDEEIKLPEGEHFVTFESPGYNPITKKVYIKFEEKSAVNLNFEKLKLELNIRSKMSEFSPNNDWYMDRWELEIYLSTYATVTVDILKDDIKIFEKVFSGKPNLNLFTWDGSGASEVGEYLVKVIATDGNDEIINETKVLLDDKYTYLKEIAITSLIMMFGTILYFVIKK, from the coding sequence ATGACGTTTAAAAGGTTAGGTTTTTTACTATTGTTAATTCTTTCAGTGACTTCTTTTTCAATTGTAAATTGGAGTATTAATATTAATTTAAATTTTGGAGCACCACAAAATATTCCTGATTATTCTATTTTAATTGATACAGGTGTATCTTTTGCAGATGTCTATATTGATGATGTTTATGCTGGTCAAACAGATATTTTTGGGCAGCTATTAGTGAATTTTGACGCATCTGGTTACCATACTATTACTATCAAAGATGAAGATTATTTAAACATTTCGGTATTAGTTTTTGTAGATAAAACTGGTAAATATTTAAAGATTCCATTAGTTGAAGCTGGAAAACTGGTTGTATTTTCAAACACTTATCCAGTTAATGTTTATATTAATGGTTATTACTATGGAACAATAAGAAGCATTGATGAAGAGATAAAATTACCAGAGGGAGAGCATTTTGTTACATTTGAAAGTCCAGGATATAATCCTATAACTAAAAAGGTATATATTAAATTTGAAGAAAAAAGTGCAGTTAATTTGAATTTTGAAAAACTTAAATTAGAATTAAACATTAGAAGTAAGATGAGTGAATTTTCTCCAAATAATGATTGGTATATGGATAGATGGGAATTGGAAATTTATCTTTCTACTTATGCAACAGTTACAGTAGATATATTAAAAGATGATATCAAAATATTTGAAAAAGTTTTTTCTGGAAAGCCTAACTTGAATTTATTTACATGGGACGGTTCAGGGGCTAGTGAAGTTGGTGAATATTTAGTTAAAGTAATTGCTACTGATGGAAATGACGAAATTATTAATGAAACAAAAGTTTTATTAGATGATAAATATACGTATTTAAAAGAGATAGCTATAACTTCACTTATTATGATGTTTGGAACAATACTGTATTTTGTAATAAAAAAATAG
- the prfB gene encoding peptide chain release factor 2, giving the protein MIDFELKQKIDEAKKKYEDIIKVFHPEDKRKELEKLEKQMGDSDFWSDQRKAREISQKAQRIRKIIDDMKDIEAKFEDLDAAIELSDEDQSFVETIKEMVEEIEKKVKTFELELILNGKFDANNAYLTIHPGAGGTESQDWASMLLRMYMRWAERKGFDVQIVDYQPGEEAGIKSAMIYIKGDYAYGYLKYERGVHRLVRISPFDANKRRHTSFASVNVIPEIDDDIDIEINPEDLRIDTYRASGAGGQYVNKTESAVRITHIPTGIVVTCQTERSQLQNKETALKVLKARLYQLEMEKRQKQLEEIQGELKDISWGNQIRSYVFQPYTMVKDHRTNVETGNIDAVMDGEIDIFIESELIHFAGNRNKQ; this is encoded by the coding sequence TTGATAGATTTTGAACTAAAACAAAAAATTGATGAGGCAAAGAAGAAATATGAGGATATAATTAAGGTATTTCATCCAGAAGATAAGAGGAAAGAGCTTGAAAAGTTGGAAAAACAAATGGGAGATTCTGATTTTTGGAGTGATCAAAGAAAAGCTAGAGAAATTTCTCAAAAAGCTCAAAGAATTAGAAAGATTATTGATGACATGAAAGATATTGAAGCAAAATTTGAAGATTTAGATGCTGCAATAGAATTATCAGACGAAGATCAAAGTTTTGTTGAAACTATTAAAGAAATGGTAGAAGAAATTGAGAAAAAAGTAAAAACATTCGAACTTGAATTGATATTAAATGGTAAATTTGATGCTAATAATGCATATTTAACAATACACCCGGGCGCAGGTGGAACTGAATCTCAAGATTGGGCATCAATGCTTTTGAGAATGTATATGCGCTGGGCTGAGAGAAAAGGATTTGATGTTCAGATTGTTGATTATCAACCGGGAGAAGAAGCTGGGATTAAAAGTGCAATGATTTATATAAAAGGTGATTATGCATATGGCTATTTAAAATATGAAAGAGGTGTTCACAGGCTTGTGAGAATTTCTCCATTTGACGCAAATAAAAGGCGTCATACTTCCTTTGCATCGGTTAACGTTATACCAGAAATAGATGATGATATAGATATAGAAATAAATCCAGAAGATTTACGTATAGATACATATAGAGCATCTGGTGCAGGTGGCCAATATGTTAATAAAACAGAATCAGCGGTTAGAATTACGCATATTCCAACAGGAATAGTCGTTACATGTCAAACAGAACGTTCACAACTTCAAAATAAAGAAACGGCATTAAAAGTTTTAAAAGCAAGGCTTTATCAACTCGAAATGGAAAAGCGTCAAAAACAACTTGAAGAAATTCAAGGTGAATTAAAAGATATATCTTGGGGAAATCAAATAAGGTCATATGTATTCCAACCATATACTATGGTGAAGGATCATAGAACTAATGTTGAAACAGGGAATATTGATGCTGTTATGGATGGAGAAATTGATATTTTTATCGAGAGTGAATTAATACATTTTGCAGGTAATAGAAATAAGCAATAG
- the minD gene encoding septum site-determining protein MinD, translating into MAKVYVVTSGKGGVGKTTISANLGCALAKDGNKVCVIDADVGLKNLDVVLGLENRIIYTLIDVIRGNVSAKEALVRHKNLKNLYLIAASQIATKEMVSPEDMINLVKELDEDFDYIIIDSPAGIERGFRNAIAPSEYAIVVTTPELPAISDADRVIGLLENNGFNEENIMLILNKYKPQMVKKGDMLSEADVEKALAIKLIGVLPDSNEVIISTNKGIPIVLEKDEGISKNFENIVKRLKGEEISLAEDIDNNENFFRKFLSFFNKR; encoded by the coding sequence ATGGCAAAAGTTTATGTTGTAACTTCTGGTAAAGGTGGAGTGGGGAAAACTACAATTTCAGCAAATTTAGGTTGTGCTTTGGCAAAAGATGGTAATAAAGTTTGTGTAATAGATGCAGATGTTGGATTAAAAAATTTAGATGTAGTTTTAGGGTTGGAAAATAGGATAATTTATACACTAATTGATGTAATAAGAGGGAATGTTAGTGCTAAAGAAGCGCTTGTAAGACACAAAAATTTAAAAAATTTATATCTAATTGCTGCTTCACAGATTGCAACAAAGGAAATGGTTTCACCAGAAGATATGATTAATCTGGTAAAAGAACTTGATGAAGATTTTGATTATATTATAATTGACTCACCTGCCGGGATTGAAAGAGGTTTTAGGAATGCAATTGCTCCATCAGAATATGCTATTGTTGTAACTACTCCAGAACTTCCTGCGATATCTGATGCTGATAGAGTAATTGGATTACTTGAAAATAATGGATTTAATGAAGAAAATATTATGTTGATTTTAAACAAGTATAAACCACAAATGGTCAAAAAAGGTGACATGTTATCAGAAGCTGATGTGGAAAAGGCTTTAGCAATTAAGCTTATAGGTGTTTTACCCGATTCAAATGAGGTTATAATTTCTACTAATAAGGGAATACCGATTGTTTTGGAAAAAGATGAAGGAATTTCTAAGAATTTTGAAAATATTGTAAAGAGATTAAAAGGTGAAGAAATTTCTCTAGCAGAAGATATCGATAATAATGAGAATTTTTTTAGAAAATTTTTGTCCTTTTTTAATAAGAGGTGA
- a CDS encoding trigger factor has translation MWLLDVFKRSEKRKPRDEALERLESIVSRRKEITHKIPVEVFSKNSEEIKKEVVEIVSRKFNVPVERVKVDCQEEDGYVVIVTNINFK, from the coding sequence ATGTGGTTATTAGATGTTTTTAAAAGAAGTGAAAAAAGAAAACCTAGAGATGAGGCACTTGAAAGATTAGAAAGTATTGTTAGCAGGCGAAAGGAAATAACACACAAGATCCCTGTTGAGGTGTTTTCTAAGAATTCAGAAGAAATAAAAAAAGAAGTAGTAGAGATTGTTTCAAGAAAATTTAATGTGCCTGTTGAAAGGGTGAAAGTAGATTGTCAAGAAGAAGATGGCTACGTTGTGATTGTTACAAATATAAATTTCAAATAG
- a CDS encoding class I SAM-dependent methyltransferase, translating to MRYIVTTSYNANKEIVRLAKNIAEEFNVKYINRNHVSKYLKSGKIDFYYVVDKKGMLKIKWKDGEFFFHQGIAKIRMENIKHGERDYLIESLKPERTDVVYDATCGLASDAILIANFAKKVVATEGSEHIYRVVKWGLKRYISDEEWINNAMKKIELIHDNYKNFVRNQPDNSFDIVYCDPMFENPIYESNSLNPLRGFAVYESLSLDDLEHMIRISRKRVVIKTLKKDSLYEKIKNYFSKEFISRKSGIVYGVINKSEV from the coding sequence ATGAGGTATATTGTTACTACATCATACAACGCTAATAAAGAAATTGTAAGGTTAGCAAAAAATATCGCAGAGGAATTTAATGTAAAGTATATTAACAGAAATCATGTTTCAAAATACTTAAAAAGTGGAAAAATAGACTTTTATTATGTTGTAGATAAAAAGGGTATGTTGAAAATAAAATGGAAAGATGGAGAATTCTTTTTTCACCAAGGGATAGCAAAGATCAGGATGGAAAATATTAAGCATGGAGAAAGAGATTACCTAATAGAATCATTGAAGCCAGAAAGAACGGACGTAGTATATGATGCTACTTGTGGACTTGCTTCAGATGCTATTTTAATTGCTAATTTTGCAAAAAAGGTAGTTGCTACTGAAGGGTCTGAGCATATTTATAGAGTTGTTAAATGGGGATTAAAAAGATATATTTCTGATGAAGAATGGATAAATAATGCTATGAAAAAAATAGAGCTAATACATGATAATTATAAAAATTTTGTTAGAAATCAACCTGATAATTCATTTGATATTGTATATTGTGATCCAATGTTTGAAAATCCAATATATGAGAGTAATTCTTTAAATCCATTGAGAGGTTTTGCTGTATATGAATCTTTAAGTTTAGATGATCTTGAACATATGATAAGAATATCAAGAAAAAGAGTCGTTATTAAAACGCTAAAAAAGGATAGTTTGTATGAAAAAATTAAAAATTATTTTTCTAAGGAATTTATTTCACGAAAAAGTGGAATAGTATATGGTGTTATTAATAAATCGGAGGTGTAA